One Brassica oleracea var. oleracea cultivar TO1000 chromosome C7, BOL, whole genome shotgun sequence genomic window carries:
- the LOC106301439 gene encoding uncharacterized protein LOC106301439 gives MDLAAEELQFLSIGGILRESTTIPKFSPRTFYLITLTLIFPLSFAILAHSLFTQPILNQLDASPPSADQSQTNHQWTLLFVYQFIYIIFLFAFSLLSTAAVVFTVASLYTSKPVSFSSTMSAIPLVLKRLFITFLWVSLCMLVYNSVFLMFLVILIVAIDLQSVILAVFSMVVIFVLFLGVHVYMTAWWHLASVVSVLEPVYGIAAMRKSYELLKGRTHMACSMVFMYLALCGFIAGVFGGVVVRGGDDFGLFARIVVGGFLVGVLVIVNLVGLLVQSVFYYVCKSFHHQAIDKSALHDHLGGYLGDYVPLKSSVQMENFDI, from the coding sequence ATGGATCTCGCGGCGGAGGAGCTTCAATTTCTCAGCATCGGAGGCATACTCCGTGAATCCACCACGATCCCCAAATTCTCCCCGAGAACATTCTACCTCATAACCCTAACCCTAATCTTCCCTCTCTCCTTCGCCATCCTCGCTCACTCCCTCTTCACCCAACCCATCCTGAACCAGCTCGACGCTTCTCCTCCCTCCGCCGACCAGTCCCAGACCAACCACCAATGGACTCTCCTCTTCGTCTACCAATTCATCTACATCATCTTCCTCTTCGCCTTCTCCCTCCTCTCCACCGCCGCCGTCGTCTTCACCGTCGCGTCTCTCTACACCAGCAAACCGGTGTCTTTCTCCTCCACAATGTCGGCCATCCCTCTCGTTCTCAAACGTCTCTTCATCACGTTCCTCTGGGTTTCCCTCTGTATGCTCGTCTACAACTCCGTCTTCTTGATGTTTCTCGTGATCTTGATCGTGGCCATCGATCTACAGAGCGTGATCCTCGCTGTCTTCTCGATGGTTGTGATCTTCGTTCTGTTTCTTGGCGTTCATGTTTACATGACCGCTTGGTGGCATTTAGCTAGCGTCGTCTCTGTTCTCGAGCCTGTCTATGGGATCGCCGCGATGAGGAAGAGCTATGAGTTGCTTAAAGGAAGGACTCACATGGCGTGTTCCATGGTGTTTATGTATCTTGCTCTCTGCGGGTTCATCGCTGGTGTTTTCGGAGGTGTGGTGGTTCGTGGAGGAGATGATTTCGGGTTGTTTGCGAGGATTGTTGTTGGAGGGTTCTTGGTTGGTGTGTTAGTCATTGTGAATCTTGTTGGGTTGCTTGTGCAGAGTGTGTTTTACTATGTCTGCAAGAGCTTTCACCATCAGGCCATTGATAAGTCCGCGTTGCACGATCATCTTGGTGGGTATCTTGGTGACTATGTGCCTTTGAAGAGCAGTGTTCAGATGGAGAATTTTGACATTTGA